One Denticeps clupeoides chromosome 12, fDenClu1.1, whole genome shotgun sequence genomic window carries:
- the camk2n1a gene encoding calcium/calmodulin-dependent protein kinase II inhibitor 2-like gives MSEVLPFSEEKMTPYAADGDDEHLSFTCRLQDTNNFFSGTQNKRPPKLGQIGRSKRVIEDDAEAEETPEKATEKPSSSSSSSSSSAGGGGV, from the exons ATGTCGGAGGTGCTGCCGTTCAGCGAGGAGAAGATGACGCCGTACGCCGCCGACGGCGACGACGAGCACCTGTCCTTCACCTGCCGCCTGCAGGACACCAACAACTTCTTCAGCGGGACGCAGAACAAGCGACCCCCGAAGCTCGGCCAGATCGGCAGGAGCAAGAGag TAATTGAAGATGATGCTGAAGCTGAGGAGACGCCTGAGAAGGCGACCGAGAaaccctcctcctcttcctcctcctcctcctcctccgctggcggcggcggcgtgtaG
- the LOC114801042 gene encoding trypsin-like, translated as MGLLLQILTFSALVSGGELGRSRIAPHAAGFLVSLQTPRGRHFCAGSLVHKYWVLTAAHCNPGAENIMIVAGDRSLGRFEGTEQYFKPQRLIPHPSYNQDTRNADIMLIRLRAPVVLNRFVSLAPLAPQDATLTAGLVCRASGWGHAGRHAPAVLHTARLPIVSTAECNSSDAFGGNVTAYMVCAGHRAGGRDACEGDSGGPLVCEGRVYGLVSWGGGCGGPRFPGVYAAVWRFRRWIDRTIYSTFTPCLKY; from the exons ATGGGGCTGCTGCTCCAGATCCTGACCTTCAGCG CACTCGTTTCAGGCGGGGAGCTCGGGCGGAGCCGGATCGCGCCGCACGCCGCCGGGTTCCTGGTGTCCCTGCAGACCCCCAGGGGGCGGCACTTCTGCGCCGGTTCCCTGGTGCACAAGTACTGGGTGTTGACTGCAGCGCACTGCAACCCGGG GGCAGAGAACATAATGATCGTGGCAGGGGATCGCTCTCTGGGCAGGTTTGAGGGGACGGAGCAATACTTCAAACCCCAGAGGCTGATACCTCATCCGTCCTACAACCAGGACACCAGGAATGCTGACATCATGCTCATCAGG CTCAGGGCCCCGGTGGTGCTGAACAGGTTTGTGTCCCTGGCGCCGCTCGCCCCGCAGGACGCGACGTTGACAGCCGGCCTCGTGTGCCGGGCGTCGGGGTGGGGCCACGCCGGACGGCACGCCCCCGCCGTCCTGCACACCGCCAGGCTGCCCATCGTCTCCACGGCCGAGTGCAACAGCAGCGACGCGTTCGGCGGGAACGTCACGGCCTACATGGTGTGTGCGGGACACCGCGCCGGGGGCAGAGACGCGTGCGAG GGCGACTCTGGGGGGCCACTGGTGTGCGAGGGCCGCGTCTACGGCCTGGTCTCCTGGGGAGGCGGTTGCGGCGGTCCCAGGTTTCCGGGCGTGTACGCGGCGGTGTGGAGGTTCCGCAGGTGGATCGACCGCACCATCTACAGCACCTTCACGCCATGCCTCAAGTACTGA
- the LOC114800535 gene encoding trypsin: protein MVETMQGSLHLLISLLTLPIAFQGSDEQRIIGGQEVEPYSVKYQASIQYSGSHYCGGTLVSPQWVVSAAHCWRPAYTIKVVLSEHNLSKNEGFEQVINASKVIVYYMYNYRTFDSDIMLIKLERPALLNSLVAPAKLPDPDAPPLPGGTVCTVSGWGVTQVYSYALSPVLRAVDVEIIPNCQYYYYFRISDNMVCAGSRFGGKDSCQGDSGGPLVCNGNFEGIVSWGISCANPYFPGVYTKVRNYVRWINWIMQNDVME, encoded by the exons ATGGTGGAAACCATGCAGGGTTCTCTCCATCTCCTCATCTCCCTTCTGACCCTCCCGATTGCCTTCCAAG GTTCAGACGAGCAGAGGATCATCGGGGGCCAGGAGGTCGAGCCGTACTCCGTCAAGTACCAGGCGTCCATCCAGTACAGCGGCAGCCACTACTGCGGCGGGACCCTCGTCAGCCCACAGTGGGTCGTctctgctgcccactgctggagGCC AGCCTACACAATCAAGGTGGTCCTCAGTGAGCACAACTTGTCCAAAAACGAGGGCTTCGAGCAGGTCATCAACGCGTCCAAAGTCATTGTCTATTACATGTACAACTACAGGACTTTTGACAGCGACATCATGCTAATAAAG CTGGAACGCCCCGCCCTGCTCAACTCCCTCGTTGCCCCCGCCAAGCTCCCGGACCCCGATGCGCCGCCGCTGCCAGGTGGGACGGTGTGCACGGTGAGTGGGTGGGGCGTGACGCAGGTGTATAGCTACGCCCTGTCCCCCGTGCTGCGGGCTGTGGACGTGGAGATCATCCCCAACTGCCAGTATTACTACTACTTCCGAATATCGGACAACATGGTCTGCGCCGGCTCCCGCTTCGGGGGGAAGGACTCCTGCCAA GGCGACTCTGGAGGGCCTCTGGTCTGCAACGGGAACTTCGAGGGCATCGTGTCCTGGGGCATCAGCTGCGCCAACCCCTACTTCCCCGGAGTTTACACCAAAGTGCGCAACTATGTCCGCTGGATCAACTGGATCATGCAGAACGATGTGATGGAATAA